The segment GACCACCAGGTCCGCACGCTCGCCTGGCGCAAGGAACAGGCTGGTCTGCGTGACAGGTGACGACAGCAACCCCTGGTCGCTGCCGATCTGCAGGAAGGGCCGTTGTCCGCGCAGGCTCAGCCGGAAGAAACGGCCATTGGCCGCATTGAGCACGCGGAATCGATAGCGTCGCGCACGCACGTCGAGCTTGGGCAGCACCGCGCCGTTCACCAGCATGACGTTGCCGAACACCTCGGGCACCCACGGCGCATCGCTGACACCCGAGACCGGGTAATACAACTGGCCATCTTCCGTGAGCAGGCGATCGCTCAGCATCAGCGGCCATTCGAATTCGCCAGCTGGCAAGCCCAGCGATGCCTCATGCTCATCGCGCAACAGATACATGCCGAGCATGCCGGCATACAGATTCAGGCGTTCGATACCCATGGTGTGGTCGTGGTACCAGAGCGTGGCGGCGTCCTGTCCATTCGGATAATCCTGCCGGCGCGATTGGCCAGGCACGAACCAATCGGTGGGGTAGCCATCTGCTGATGCGGGCACACGGGCGCCATGCACGTGTACGACACTGCGCACTTCCGGTATGTCGGCCTCGGCGCCGCAGACGTGATGATCGATCGGCAGAAAATGCTTGGCCGGCAAGTGACTGATCCACTCCACTTTCAACGCGCTGCCGCTTCGGGCTTCGATGGTCGGGCCGGGAAAGCTGCCGCCGTACGTCCACAGGCGCGTGGGAGGTAAGTCGCGGTGCAGGCGCTGCGTGGTTTCACGCATCGCGATGCGCAGCACCTCGCCGTGTGAGGCGCGCAGACTCGGCGGCAAAGGCAGAGGATCGACAAAAGGTGTAAGTCGCGAAGGGTCGAGCAGGCGAGGCACGGCCGTCTGATCGGCAATGTCGTGCCGGCACAGGCCGCTGCTTTTTCTCGGCATGGCCATGTG is part of the Dyella jiangningensis genome and harbors:
- a CDS encoding multicopper oxidase family protein, with protein sequence MPASRRRFLQSIGLMAGTGMLRAWGAPMHMAMPRKSSGLCRHDIADQTAVPRLLDPSRLTPFVDPLPLPPSLRASHGEVLRIAMRETTQRLHRDLPPTRLWTYGGSFPGPTIEARSGSALKVEWISHLPAKHFLPIDHHVCGAEADIPEVRSVVHVHGARVPASADGYPTDWFVPGQSRRQDYPNGQDAATLWYHDHTMGIERLNLYAGMLGMYLLRDEHEASLGLPAGEFEWPLMLSDRLLTEDGQLYYPVSGVSDAPWVPEVFGNVMLVNGAVLPKLDVRARRYRFRVLNAANGRFFRLSLRGQRPFLQIGSDQGLLSSPVTQTSLFLAPGERADLVVDFANLAGSQVELMNDSLPLMRFDIAAAKEDDVSRVPAVLRDVPRVAESTANMTRVLSIDEYSDCVAEPMLMLLDGKRWQDPVSEKPRLGSTEIWSLVNLTGDTHPIHLHLVRFQILDRRPFDVNAYLESKTLRYTGPAQPPPTHEAGWKDTAQVYPGMVTRYIITFDGYTGRYVWHCHLLEHASNEMMRPFEVLA